The genomic segment TACCCCGACATCACCGAATGGGCCGACTACTTCCTGCACGCACGCGCGACCGACGCCGACGCCCTCGCAGCCTTCGCCCCACGCGACGGACGCGACGGACGCGACGGACGCGACGGACGCGACGGACGCGACGGACGCGACCACAGGCCATGACCCGCCGCCACTTTCCCAGCGCACGCACGTGCGGCCCCGGGGAGCAGCAGCCGCCCCCTCAGGAAGAAGCCCGCGCCACCAGTTCCGTGGGCAGCATCACCTGGCGTCGCTCCAGCCCCCGGGACACCGCCGGGCGGCGGTCCGCGATCTCGTCGAGGAGGAGGTCGATCATGGCGCGGCCCATTTCCACTATGGGCTGGCGGACGCTCGTCATCGGGGGATCCATGTGGCGGGCGATCGCCGAGTCGTCGTAGCCGACGAGGGCCACGTCGTCGGGTATGCGGCGGCCGGCCTCGCGGAGGACCTGGCGGGCGCCGGCGGCCATCACGTCGGACTCGGCGAAGACCGCGTCGAGGTCGGGGCAGCGGGACAGCAGCTCCGCCATGGCCCGTCGGCCGCCCTCCTCCGTGAAGTCGCCGGGGACGATCAGACGCTCGTCGACCTCGCGGCCGGCGTCCTCCAGGGCCTCGCGGTAGCCGACGACGCGGCGCTGGGCGCCGTAGACGTCCAGGCGGCCGGTGATGGTGGCGATCCGGGTGCGGCCTCGTTCGAGCAGGTGCTCCACCGCCGAGCGGCCGCCGCCGTAGTTGTCGGAGTCGACGGAGGGGAGGGTTTCCAGCTCTGAACGGGGGCCGCTGATGACCGCCGGGATTTCCAGTTGTGACAGCAAATCGGGGAGCGGGTCGTCCGCGTGGACCGAGACC from the Streptomyces sp. NBC_00310 genome contains:
- a CDS encoding LacI family DNA-binding transcriptional regulator; this translates as MTGHGARGRSGGRPTLEEVAARAGVGRGTVSRVINGSPRVSDATRAAVEAAVAELGYVPNTAARALAANRTDAIAMVVPEPETRFFAEPYFSDILKGVGAQLSDTEMQLLLIFAGSDRERRRLAQYLAAHRVDGVLLVSVHADDPLPDLLSQLEIPAVISGPRSELETLPSVDSDNYGGGRSAVEHLLERGRTRIATITGRLDVYGAQRRVVGYREALEDAGREVDERLIVPGDFTEEGGRRAMAELLSRCPDLDAVFAESDVMAAGARQVLREAGRRIPDDVALVGYDDSAIARHMDPPMTSVRQPIVEMGRAMIDLLLDEIADRRPAVSRGLERRQVMLPTELVARASS